A stretch of Mesoplodon densirostris isolate mMesDen1 chromosome 9, mMesDen1 primary haplotype, whole genome shotgun sequence DNA encodes these proteins:
- the LOC132495742 gene encoding germ cell-less protein-like 1, producing MEEAEEAVAAEREEGKESEKARPAARQRSRKRKTGPGGPLTKEPRRKRAKDHSGSIYEALFLRGEGSDVRICALGEEWNLHRVYLCQSGFFASMFSGAWRETNMDTIELQMPDENIDGEALHEAFGSLYRGSILIPPGRVVAILATASMLQLDQAIQRCGEVMKETVSAQTVCSYYYSAESYGLPTIRTVCLQWLLDNMTTLCSEGLLREVRLDLMKEVVASSRLFVMGVEMNVYIVLKMWMFLQLQPTWRGPRSALLPDTNSWFARSRRDSEGTPFLETEQGRAFVPVFQQLRLAYIMCDPMSAHVIHQDALIPPSWLCPLYSEHCLGPLRAEQTRTVRPMGVYVSDPQGRSMRCGSQLHRDELCSWRWEGFNFFWDLVLRYANQRIICRCSARKKYSSFGVSLLGRRKVAFRLRLFSLDRDGRAVFRKDTEYQMLSLRQNRELEVMNLENQDVVFPIYVACNFLYLHRGESLPGRLPL from the coding sequence ATGGAGGAGGCCGAGGAGGCAGTAgcggcagagagagaggaagggaaggagagtgaaAAGGCCAGACCCGCCGCCCGTCAGAGGAGCCGCAAGCGGAAGACAGGCCCAGGGGGGCCGCTCACAAAAGAGCCCCGCCGGAAACGTGCTAAAGATCATTCAGGGTCCATTTATGAGGCCCTCTTCCTGAGAGGAGAAGGGAGCGACGTGCGGATCTGCgcactgggggaggagtggaactTGCATAGGGTCTACTTGTGCCAGTCAGGGTTCTTTGCTAGCATGTTCAGTGGCGCTTGGCGGGAGACAAACATGGACACTATAGAGTTGCAGATGCCTGACGAGAACATTGATGGCGAGGCACTGCACGAGGCTTTCGGTTCCCTGTACCGAGGCTCCATTCTCATCCCACCCGGTCGAGTCGTCGCcatcctggccacagccagcatgCTGCAGCTGGACCAGGCGATTCAGCGGTGCGGGGAGGTCATGAAGGAGACGGTCAGTGCCCAGACCGTGTGCAGCTACTACTACTCTGCTGAAAGCTACGGACTCCCGACCATCAGGACCGTGTGTCTTCAGTGGCTGCTGGACAACATGACGACCCTGTGTAGTGAGGGGCTATTGCGAGAAGTCCGCCTGGATCTGATGAAAGAGGTCGTTGCCTCTTCACGGCTCTTtgtgatgggggtggagatgaACGTGTACATCGTGCTGAAAATGTGGATGTTCTTGCAGCTGCAGCCGACATGGAGGGGCCCGCGCAGTGCCCTATTGCCTGACACCAACTCATGGTTTGCCAGGTCCAGGAGGGATTCGGAGGGCACCCCTTTCCTGGAGACcgagcagggcagagccttcGTGCCAGTGTTCCAGCAGCTGCGGCTTGCCTACATAATGTGCGACCCGATGTCAGCACACGTCATCCACCAGGATGCGCTGATCCCTCCCTCTTGGTTGTGTCCCTTGTACAGTGAGCATTGCCTTGGCCCCCTCCGGGCTGAGCAGACCAGAACTGTCCGGCCCATGGGCGTCTACGTGTCCGACCCCCAGGGGAGAAGCATGCGGTGCGGGAGCCAGCTCCACAGGGACGAGCTGTGCAGCTGGCGGTGGGAAGGCTTCAACTTCTTCTGGGACCTGGTGCTGCGCTACGCCAACCAGCGCATCATTTGCCGGTGCAGCGCACGGAAAAAGTACAGCAGCTTCGGGGTCAGTCTCCTCGGGAGGAGAAAGGTCGCGTTCCGCCTGCGCCTGTTCTCCttggacagggatgggagagccGTTTTCAGGAAGGACACAGAATACCAGATGCTTTCCCTGAGACAGAATCGAGAGCTAGAggtaatgaacctggaaaaccaaGACGTGGTTTTCCCCATATATGTGGCCTGTAACTTCCTGTACCTCCACCGAGGGGAGAGTTTGCCAGGGCGTTTGCCCCTGTAA